From Butyricimonas paravirosa, one genomic window encodes:
- a CDS encoding SusC/RagA family TonB-linked outer membrane protein, with amino-acid sequence MKKIRGCYPRSSGVRKILLTMRFLALFLFCTAMHLSASVHSQNVVFSFNLKNATFEDLMKEIRQHSDYYFIYKDSEVAQVTKLNKRFKSVSIDEVLEECLKGTGLTYSVEDQLIIIKKNQIVAVRDTTVKNEVRLIKGRVVDEMGKPLPGVTVVIKGTSTGVATSADGLFGVALPADTATLVFTFVGMETREVKILPLKVGEVRKDLRIVMKEDKIALEDVVVTGYANIKKSSFTGTATQVKREDILKVAGRNVIDALQVFDPSLRIMKNNLMGSDPNTLPEFYVRGRSGITGVKELDALEASDVSQFAITNNPNTPIFILDGFEVSVEKVYDFDVNRIKDITILKDAAATAMYGSRASNGVVVIETVAPRPGRFVVSYNGNYEITAPDLSSYNMMNARQNLNTEWAAGIYASDPEKSNYERDKAYQYGIYLDKKNVILAGGNYYWLSQPLTTMFNHKHSVYIEGGSDAIRFGIELRYDNQNGVMKRSLRDRIGAGLTLEYRYKGFQMQNKISYDIMTSKASPYGSFGDYTNKHPYESWKDKNGKLIKKLPQRNYGESFINPLYEATLGNFNKSNYKEWTDNLALNWYVNDYLLVKGQFAISYKLDKTKVFTDPESAKYGDGVTAFLRGELTEASTTTTRWNTNVFAAYNRLFGLHNLNFSLGFNATYSNISYSYSHYRGFPDAHRHSPAYAYEIVTKPTFTDNKTRLFGVFLMLNYSYNDIYLADFSFRYDGSSEFGTENKWAPFWSVGAGINVHNYDFLKGNEWINQFRIKGNVGQTGKSNFQPYMARNTYEVLLDDWYQTGIGANLIYMGNDDLTWEKQLSWNIGTDIITWNNRVTLGFDYYYKKTIDLVTEVSLPTSSGFTKYTDNMGEILNEGVELDLNVRAYSDKDWDVIVFGNLAHNKNKILKISESLKQYNERIDEYFQNYYSIYGTPSEDSKYAKPFMKYEEGSSLTAIYGMKSMGINPANGQEVYVKRDGTLTYTWESNEQQKIGDTEPKIQGAFGLNVRYRNFTFYTTFLYEYGGDEYNTTLVNNVENANLIKYNADKRVSSDRWQNVGDVVPLKDIKDRLYVTRATSRFVQKNNNVVFNSLSVGYDVAPVWLRKIHLSSLRLQFNMKDIATMSTIKREMGLNYPFARTFTFTLNASF; translated from the coding sequence ATGAAAAAAATTCGAGGATGTTATCCCCGTTCGTCGGGGGTGCGAAAAATCTTATTGACTATGCGTTTTCTAGCTCTTTTTCTTTTTTGTACGGCTATGCATTTATCTGCATCAGTACATTCGCAGAATGTCGTGTTTAGTTTTAACTTGAAAAATGCCACGTTTGAGGATCTCATGAAGGAGATTCGTCAACACAGCGACTATTATTTTATCTATAAGGATAGCGAGGTGGCTCAGGTGACAAAACTAAATAAACGGTTTAAATCCGTGAGTATCGACGAAGTTCTTGAAGAATGTCTGAAAGGAACCGGTTTAACTTATTCTGTCGAAGACCAGTTGATTATTATTAAAAAGAATCAAATTGTGGCCGTGAGGGATACCACTGTGAAGAACGAGGTCCGGTTGATTAAAGGAAGGGTTGTGGATGAGATGGGAAAACCGTTACCGGGTGTGACTGTCGTGATAAAGGGGACTAGTACGGGAGTGGCAACGAGTGCGGATGGCCTTTTTGGGGTAGCTTTACCTGCGGATACCGCCACGCTGGTGTTTACCTTTGTGGGGATGGAGACACGGGAGGTTAAAATATTGCCATTGAAAGTAGGGGAAGTGCGTAAAGATTTGCGCATCGTGATGAAGGAGGATAAGATCGCTTTGGAGGACGTGGTGGTGACCGGCTACGCGAATATCAAGAAATCGAGTTTCACGGGAACGGCCACGCAAGTGAAGCGGGAGGATATTTTGAAAGTGGCGGGTCGGAACGTGATCGATGCCTTGCAGGTGTTTGACCCGTCTTTGCGAATCATGAAAAATAATTTGATGGGATCGGACCCGAATACCTTGCCGGAGTTCTACGTGCGGGGGCGTTCAGGTATTACTGGGGTGAAGGAGTTGGATGCATTAGAGGCTTCTGATGTATCTCAGTTTGCGATAACCAATAACCCGAATACTCCGATATTTATTCTGGACGGGTTTGAGGTGTCCGTGGAGAAAGTGTATGACTTTGACGTGAACAGGATCAAGGATATTACGATATTGAAGGATGCTGCCGCCACGGCCATGTATGGTTCTAGGGCTTCTAACGGGGTTGTCGTGATCGAGACAGTTGCACCCCGTCCCGGGCGCTTCGTGGTGAGTTATAATGGTAATTACGAGATCACGGCTCCGGATTTAAGTAGTTACAATATGATGAATGCTCGCCAGAATCTGAACACGGAATGGGCGGCCGGAATCTATGCAAGCGATCCTGAGAAAAGTAATTATGAGCGAGATAAGGCATACCAGTATGGCATTTACTTGGATAAGAAGAATGTGATTCTGGCGGGAGGAAATTATTACTGGTTGTCACAGCCGTTAACGACGATGTTTAACCATAAGCATAGTGTTTATATCGAAGGAGGGTCTGATGCGATCCGGTTTGGTATCGAGTTGCGCTATGATAACCAGAACGGTGTGATGAAGAGATCTTTACGAGATCGTATCGGTGCCGGCCTGACACTGGAATATCGTTACAAGGGTTTCCAGATGCAAAATAAGATTTCCTATGACATCATGACTTCGAAGGCTTCGCCTTATGGTTCTTTCGGGGACTATACGAATAAGCATCCGTATGAATCGTGGAAAGACAAAAACGGAAAGTTAATCAAGAAATTGCCACAACGTAATTATGGTGAAAGTTTTATCAATCCTTTGTACGAGGCGACATTGGGAAATTTCAACAAAAGTAATTACAAGGAGTGGACAGATAATCTAGCATTGAACTGGTACGTGAATGATTATTTACTGGTGAAGGGGCAGTTCGCGATCAGTTATAAATTGGATAAGACCAAGGTGTTTACGGATCCGGAATCGGCCAAGTATGGAGATGGAGTGACAGCATTCTTGCGGGGAGAGTTGACAGAAGCTTCAACAACAACGACCCGATGGAACACGAATGTGTTTGCCGCTTATAATCGATTGTTCGGGCTGCACAATCTGAATTTCTCTTTAGGATTCAACGCAACGTATTCTAATATCTCGTATTCCTATTCTCATTATCGAGGTTTTCCGGATGCTCATCGGCATTCTCCAGCGTATGCTTACGAAATCGTGACGAAACCAACGTTTACCGACAATAAGACCCGATTGTTTGGAGTGTTCTTAATGTTGAATTATAGCTATAATGATATTTACCTGGCCGATTTCTCGTTCCGTTACGATGGGTCTTCCGAGTTCGGAACGGAAAATAAATGGGCTCCTTTCTGGTCTGTCGGTGCTGGTATAAATGTGCATAATTACGATTTCTTGAAAGGGAACGAGTGGATCAACCAATTCCGGATAAAGGGAAATGTGGGACAGACCGGTAAATCGAATTTCCAGCCTTATATGGCACGAAATACTTACGAGGTGTTATTGGACGACTGGTACCAGACGGGTATCGGGGCAAATCTGATTTACATGGGGAATGATGATTTGACTTGGGAAAAGCAATTGTCGTGGAATATCGGTACGGATATAATCACGTGGAATAACCGGGTGACTTTGGGTTTTGATTATTATTATAAAAAGACCATTGATTTGGTGACAGAAGTCTCTTTGCCGACATCTTCCGGTTTCACGAAGTACACGGATAATATGGGTGAGATCCTGAATGAAGGGGTTGAACTTGATTTGAACGTGCGAGCTTATAGTGATAAGGATTGGGATGTTATCGTGTTCGGTAACTTGGCTCATAATAAGAATAAGATACTGAAGATTTCGGAGTCGTTGAAACAGTATAACGAACGGATTGACGAGTATTTCCAGAATTATTACTCGATATACGGTACGCCTTCAGAGGATTCGAAGTATGCCAAGCCGTTTATGAAATATGAAGAAGGGAGTTCCTTGACAGCGATTTATGGGATGAAATCGATGGGAATTAACCCCGCTAACGGTCAAGAGGTTTACGTGAAACGAGATGGGACCCTGACATACACGTGGGAATCGAATGAACAGCAAAAGATAGGGGATACCGAGCCGAAGATTCAAGGGGCTTTCGGGTTGAATGTCCGCTATCGGAACTTTACATTTTACACGACCTTCCTCTATGAATATGGTGGTGACGAGTATAACACGACTTTGGTGAATAACGTGGAGAATGCCAATTTGATCAAGTATAACGCTGATAAGCGAGTGAGTTCGGATCGTTGGCAGAATGTCGGGGATGTTGTTCCTCTGAAAGACATAAAAGACCGTTTGTACGTGACCCGTGCAACTTCTCGTTTTGTGCAAAAGAACAATAATGTGGTCTTTAATTCTCTTTCTGTGGGCTATGACGTTGCCCCTGTATGGTTGCGGAAAATACACCTGAGTTCGTTGAGGTTACAGTTCAATATGAAGGATATTGCCACGATGTCAACGATCAAGCGGGAAATGGGGTTGAACTATCCGTTTGCCAGGACATTTACGTTTACTTTGAATGCTAGTTTCTAA
- a CDS encoding RagB/SusD family nutrient uptake outer membrane protein, with protein sequence MRKLYLILLLPVFWLTSCNSFLDVSADNELLQKEIFGDYKGVRMAVNGVYRTLSSTSLYGQNLTWGFASAIGHNYQSSSQYYLPYGLYEAASFDWENASAQSLTESIWSKGYNVIASCNDIIQQVIAKDTSFFGQGKMEKDMILGEMYGVRALVHFDLFRLFCPAPVTKHTGQAIPYVTKYPDLQPGYQNSPAFMDSVIMDMTRAQSLLAVVDTVFNRRQNTSIYSRVRSLDRGLVDSPDDFFLYRATRMNYFAANALLARMYMYKGDEEKAYENARLAYGFHLRWFRWTGNSNQGSVSNINFLYPKRYNELFLCFSNNDVVDNVENILKGYSSALRMKNMDVLFAGDMDDYRYTGFYNKTTLAYGAQRYATWLRLSGATFKEVLDQLPLLPVIRASEMYHIQIEYLLNKGRKGEAIELFNSLRTSRGAKTRLTSDMSPDDLRLKLMYDIIRETLTEGQTFFMLKRLNQDIFNGSDNIKMTPEKWVIPIPYSESAYQ encoded by the coding sequence ATGAGAAAGTTATATTTAATATTATTGTTGCCGGTCTTTTGGCTGACATCGTGTAACAGTTTTCTAGATGTTTCGGCAGATAATGAATTGTTACAAAAAGAGATTTTTGGAGACTATAAAGGGGTGAGAATGGCGGTGAACGGGGTGTATCGAACTCTCTCATCGACGAGTTTGTACGGACAGAATCTGACGTGGGGATTTGCCAGTGCTATTGGGCATAATTATCAATCTAGTAGTCAGTACTATTTGCCTTACGGGTTGTATGAAGCGGCCTCTTTCGATTGGGAAAATGCCTCTGCTCAAAGTTTAACAGAAAGTATTTGGTCAAAGGGATATAACGTGATCGCCAGTTGTAATGATATTATCCAGCAGGTGATTGCAAAAGACACCAGCTTTTTCGGCCAGGGGAAAATGGAGAAAGATATGATCTTGGGGGAGATGTACGGAGTGCGTGCATTGGTACATTTTGATCTGTTCCGTTTGTTCTGTCCGGCTCCGGTGACAAAGCATACTGGACAGGCAATTCCTTACGTGACGAAATATCCGGATTTACAACCGGGTTATCAAAATTCTCCGGCTTTTATGGATTCTGTGATCATGGATATGACTCGGGCCCAGAGTTTATTGGCAGTTGTGGATACCGTGTTTAATCGGCGACAAAATACGAGTATATATTCTAGAGTACGTAGTCTGGATCGTGGTCTGGTTGATTCTCCGGATGACTTTTTCCTGTACCGGGCAACCCGGATGAATTACTTTGCGGCAAATGCTTTACTTGCCCGGATGTATATGTATAAAGGGGATGAGGAGAAGGCTTACGAGAATGCCCGTCTTGCCTATGGTTTCCATTTGCGATGGTTCCGTTGGACGGGTAATTCTAATCAGGGAAGTGTTTCTAATATAAACTTTCTATACCCTAAACGTTATAATGAACTTTTCCTTTGTTTTTCGAATAACGATGTGGTTGATAACGTGGAAAACATATTAAAAGGTTATTCAAGTGCCTTACGGATGAAAAATATGGATGTCCTTTTTGCCGGGGATATGGATGATTATCGTTACACGGGTTTCTACAACAAGACAACCCTTGCGTATGGAGCGCAACGATATGCCACGTGGTTGAGGCTTTCGGGGGCTACTTTTAAAGAAGTATTGGATCAGTTGCCTTTGTTACCCGTGATTCGGGCTTCGGAGATGTACCACATACAGATTGAATATTTACTGAATAAGGGGCGTAAAGGAGAGGCTATCGAATTGTTTAATTCTTTGAGAACAAGTCGTGGAGCCAAGACTAGATTGACTTCTGATATGTCACCTGACGATCTACGATTGAAATTGATGTATGATATTATCCGGGAAACGTTGACTGAGGGGCAGACATTTTTCATGCTCAAGCGTCTGAACCAGGATATTTTTAACGGTAGTGATAATATTAAGATGACCCCGGAAAAGTGGGTGATTCCTATTCCTTATAGTGAATCGGCATATCAATAA
- a CDS encoding DUF4843 domain-containing protein: MRKIYLLLGFILVLGACSKDDIKTYRGDNYLQFVKVVTDSSVCSFLAYPNDNELEFPVEVEVIGLPSDREQEYKISVDQAKSTATTANYRLPDKFTMKPGKVRDTCKITFVKTAEISTVALRLTLKLESTTDFLLGQTECRSAIIYVSNVVAKPNWWTDNVTRNYLGAYSDKKYRLFIQETGKADIDSDNIEELRYNTIIFKHYLQKKKDANEMVREDDGTEMTVALVVG, encoded by the coding sequence ATGAGAAAGATATATTTGTTGTTAGGATTTATACTTGTTCTGGGGGCCTGTTCGAAGGATGATATAAAAACATACAGAGGTGATAATTATCTTCAGTTCGTGAAGGTGGTAACGGATTCATCCGTCTGTTCGTTCTTGGCTTACCCGAATGATAATGAATTGGAATTTCCCGTGGAAGTGGAGGTGATCGGTTTGCCTTCTGATAGAGAACAGGAATATAAAATCAGCGTGGATCAGGCAAAGTCAACTGCCACGACTGCTAATTACAGGTTGCCGGACAAATTCACGATGAAGCCCGGTAAAGTTCGAGACACGTGTAAAATTACGTTTGTTAAAACAGCGGAAATATCAACTGTCGCGTTACGGTTGACTTTAAAACTGGAATCTACCACTGATTTCTTGCTGGGACAAACCGAATGTCGCTCGGCAATTATCTACGTCTCTAACGTGGTGGCCAAGCCGAATTGGTGGACTGATAACGTGACGCGGAATTATCTGGGTGCGTATTCGGATAAGAAATACCGGTTGTTTATTCAAGAGACGGGTAAAGCGGATATAGATAGTGATAACATAGAAGAACTTCGTTATAACACGATTATATTCAAACATTACCTGCAAAAGAAGAAAGATGCGAACGAGATGGTTCGTGAAGACGACGGAACGGAAATGACCGTGGCATTAGTAGTCGGATAA
- a CDS encoding PKD-like family lipoprotein: MKRFILFSLFVSFWFSACYEDKGKYSLIDYNDVTLDVVTSLTKKTIILGDTVRIVPKMAWKYPDRDTLAYDYRWEMGLGNVVSTDRNFEYIPASCGQFDVNFYMTDRSTGIEFHDSHTAIEVRSPYKVGWLILAEKDNRTSLSYIRRDSWQDEDKKTHYEWVAYPDVYAMLYPDNPLGTGPLKLENVMTGGEADEVMVVQRTGGSYYLSGMDFTKVMALHEEFPGSAYPTGLDPVEVRNGGWQDFVLSANGEVYWRRNTGSEIQHVTAFIDIPLYFSGTTDGGRITQFFDLDTKDCGAVLMYDEGNNRVVGRLTSFNSNSDSGPVEFVYTPDDPGVVKLTDLTGYKIMHVGDYGDGSGLNIILKEESSGNYYYQNMEIDNWDGFNIFDCTQELFAGSSVISDNTVYFRIRPSSYLFMGEGSKLYFYDVNTKSVKLFTDYTSGNIVEILQDANAGEIGVALDDGNFYIYKLSTEVLADANPGEKGLLFHVSGLGRIVDIEWKWGGSYNWAFKRYE, from the coding sequence ATGAAAAGATTTATATTGTTCTCCCTGTTCGTGAGCTTTTGGTTTAGCGCATGTTACGAGGATAAAGGTAAATACAGCCTGATTGATTATAATGATGTTACACTGGATGTCGTGACTTCTTTGACGAAAAAGACGATTATTCTGGGAGATACGGTGCGTATTGTTCCGAAGATGGCGTGGAAATATCCCGATCGGGACACGTTGGCATACGATTATCGTTGGGAGATGGGATTGGGTAATGTCGTTTCGACGGATCGGAATTTCGAGTATATTCCCGCGAGTTGCGGGCAGTTTGATGTGAATTTTTATATGACGGATCGGAGTACCGGGATCGAGTTCCATGATAGTCACACGGCGATAGAGGTGAGATCACCGTATAAGGTCGGATGGCTTATTTTGGCGGAAAAGGACAACCGGACAAGTTTGAGCTACATCCGGCGGGATAGCTGGCAGGATGAGGATAAAAAGACACATTACGAGTGGGTGGCTTATCCGGATGTGTATGCGATGTTGTACCCCGATAATCCGTTAGGTACAGGGCCGTTGAAGTTGGAAAACGTGATGACGGGAGGTGAAGCGGATGAAGTGATGGTCGTGCAGCGTACCGGAGGTTCCTATTACTTGAGCGGGATGGATTTCACGAAGGTGATGGCTCTTCACGAGGAATTCCCCGGAAGTGCATACCCTACCGGCCTTGACCCCGTGGAGGTACGTAATGGCGGATGGCAAGATTTCGTGTTAAGTGCTAATGGTGAAGTTTACTGGAGGAGGAATACGGGTTCCGAGATTCAGCACGTGACAGCTTTTATCGATATTCCGCTTTATTTTTCAGGAACGACGGATGGAGGACGAATCACTCAATTCTTTGATTTGGACACGAAGGATTGTGGTGCCGTGCTGATGTATGATGAAGGCAATAATCGTGTGGTAGGTCGATTGACCAGCTTTAATAGTAATTCGGATAGTGGACCTGTCGAGTTTGTTTATACTCCGGATGATCCGGGTGTGGTAAAACTGACGGATCTGACCGGGTATAAGATTATGCACGTGGGTGATTATGGTGACGGAAGTGGGCTTAATATTATCCTGAAAGAGGAGAGTTCTGGAAACTATTACTATCAAAATATGGAGATTGACAATTGGGATGGGTTCAATATTTTTGATTGTACTCAGGAGCTTTTTGCCGGTAGCAGTGTTATCTCTGATAATACGGTATATTTCCGGATTCGCCCTAGTTCTTATCTTTTCATGGGTGAAGGCAGTAAGTTGTACTTCTATGATGTGAACACGAAAAGCGTAAAGCTATTCACGGATTATACAAGCGGTAATATCGTGGAAATATTGCAGGATGCAAATGCCGGAGAGATCGGTGTGGCACTGGACGATGGAAATTTCTATATCTATAAATTGAGCACGGAAGTGTTGGCGGATGCGAATCCGGGTGAGAAAGGGCTGTTATTCCATGTTTCCGGTTTGGGACGGATTGTAGATATTGAATGGAAATGGGGCGGCTCTTATAATTGGGCGTTCAAGCGTTACGAGTAA
- a CDS encoding zinc-dependent metalloprotease, producing MRKLSVSFFFIVLFLFTCGVQDGFARKKKKGVKEVEKETPYQKLFKGKTCETVKGLLTIHKMDGKVYFEIPRNLLEKDMLLGSTISETTNNLFGSVGEKPTDPLCVQFTQTDSIISLRQVNHGYTTELANVAQRIRESMKPAVMYNSGILAYNPDSTAVVVEMTEFFLRDDEQLTPFSAYAPATWGGRWIVKEFKKDNSQLGRIKAFEDNVSVQTSLSYEVNLRDGRYYYIYKLPFTSLMTRSFILLPEEPMRPRMADPRIGIFYQGVSDFRNGDSGLKNIYYAQRWRLEPSDETAFRMGRLVEPKKPIVFYVDNAFPESWKKYIKAGVEEWKDAFEKIGFKNAIVARDFPVDDPEFDPDNMKYSCVRYSPSQVANAMGPSWTDPRTGEILNASVYLYHNLIQLVHDWRFLQTSPADPDARKVILDEEVLGDCIRYVVSHEVGHCLALMHNMSGSAAIPTDSLRSPSFTQKYGTTYSIMDYARNNYVAQPGDKERGVKLTPPKLGLYDYFTIQWLYTPLLDAKSSKEEVPTLSRWITEKSGDPVYRYGKQQISSRLDPSSVEEDLGDDAVKSATYGVKNLKYVLANMGDWVARDDPDYTFQQNMYNEIVFQYVRYVNHVLLNIGGIYLNERYDGDELPSYAVVPKERQKQAVDFLLGQMKDLAWLNAPDMQQKLPLMSNISTELEEKIFGALLSRRWAVALSAVKDDNKDTYSTREFLTHVQDFVFAPTRQGKTLTTQDKKMQMEILRQMLLFTDLGKKGMSGDPLSLADGCKMIEVPEQVKLMSRERYGELPLEVLGGFSNVEAVQPCAEAPVTKLPLNMSERQGFGYWVNVNSNMVVEPLDHLYFDMLKRIQVLLKSKANTGSEDTRQHYRLLLYKIEQALK from the coding sequence ATGAGAAAATTATCAGTGAGTTTTTTCTTCATCGTGCTGTTCCTATTTACCTGTGGCGTGCAGGACGGGTTCGCTCGGAAAAAGAAAAAAGGCGTGAAAGAGGTGGAAAAAGAGACACCTTATCAGAAATTATTCAAAGGCAAGACCTGCGAAACGGTAAAAGGATTACTGACTATTCATAAGATGGATGGGAAAGTATATTTTGAGATTCCCCGGAATCTGTTGGAGAAAGATATGTTATTAGGATCAACGATTTCCGAAACGACCAATAATTTGTTCGGGAGCGTGGGAGAGAAACCGACCGATCCCTTGTGCGTGCAGTTTACACAGACGGATTCGATCATTAGTCTGCGGCAAGTGAATCATGGTTACACGACGGAGTTGGCAAACGTGGCACAACGGATTCGGGAGAGTATGAAACCTGCCGTGATGTACAATAGCGGAATATTGGCCTATAACCCGGATAGCACGGCGGTAGTTGTTGAGATGACTGAATTCTTCCTACGGGATGACGAGCAGTTGACTCCTTTCTCTGCATACGCTCCGGCAACTTGGGGCGGGAGATGGATCGTGAAAGAGTTTAAAAAGGATAATTCCCAGTTGGGTCGGATAAAAGCGTTTGAGGATAACGTGAGTGTACAGACGTCTTTGAGTTACGAGGTCAATCTGCGGGACGGGAGGTATTATTACATCTATAAACTTCCGTTCACCTCTTTGATGACACGCAGTTTTATTCTCTTGCCGGAGGAACCGATGCGTCCCCGGATGGCGGACCCTCGTATCGGGATATTTTATCAGGGAGTGTCGGATTTTCGGAATGGGGATTCCGGATTGAAGAATATATATTATGCTCAACGCTGGCGGTTGGAGCCGTCGGATGAAACGGCTTTCCGGATGGGGCGGCTTGTGGAACCAAAGAAACCGATTGTTTTTTACGTGGATAATGCTTTTCCGGAAAGCTGGAAAAAGTATATCAAGGCCGGGGTAGAGGAGTGGAAGGATGCGTTCGAGAAGATCGGTTTTAAGAATGCAATCGTGGCAAGAGATTTCCCGGTGGATGATCCGGAATTTGACCCGGATAACATGAAGTATTCTTGTGTACGCTATTCTCCTTCACAGGTGGCGAATGCCATGGGCCCTTCATGGACGGACCCGAGGACCGGGGAGATTCTGAATGCTTCTGTTTATTTGTATCACAATTTGATCCAGTTGGTGCATGATTGGCGTTTCCTGCAGACTTCTCCGGCAGACCCGGATGCTCGTAAGGTAATTCTGGATGAGGAGGTATTGGGGGATTGTATCCGTTACGTGGTATCCCATGAAGTGGGGCATTGTTTGGCGTTAATGCATAATATGTCCGGGTCCGCGGCGATCCCGACAGACTCGTTGCGTTCGCCTTCGTTTACTCAAAAATACGGGACGACGTATTCGATCATGGATTATGCCCGGAATAATTATGTCGCTCAACCGGGGGACAAGGAACGAGGAGTGAAACTGACCCCGCCTAAATTGGGTTTGTACGATTATTTCACGATTCAATGGCTATATACCCCTCTGTTAGATGCCAAGAGTTCGAAAGAGGAAGTTCCGACATTAAGCCGTTGGATTACGGAGAAGTCGGGAGATCCGGTTTATCGTTACGGGAAACAACAGATTTCGTCAAGACTGGACCCCAGTTCGGTAGAGGAAGATTTGGGTGACGACGCGGTTAAATCGGCTACTTACGGGGTGAAGAATTTAAAGTACGTGTTGGCGAATATGGGCGACTGGGTGGCACGGGATGATCCGGACTACACGTTCCAGCAGAATATGTACAATGAAATCGTGTTCCAGTACGTGCGTTACGTGAATCACGTGTTGCTGAATATCGGGGGAATATATTTGAACGAGCGGTATGATGGGGATGAATTGCCGAGTTACGCGGTGGTTCCGAAAGAGAGACAGAAACAGGCCGTCGATTTCTTGTTGGGACAAATGAAAGACTTGGCATGGTTGAACGCTCCCGATATGCAGCAGAAATTGCCCCTGATGAGTAATATCTCGACCGAGTTGGAAGAGAAAATATTCGGGGCGTTATTATCCCGGAGATGGGCGGTAGCTTTGAGTGCGGTGAAGGATGATAACAAGGATACCTATTCCACGAGAGAGTTTTTGACACACGTGCAGGACTTCGTTTTTGCTCCTACCCGTCAGGGAAAGACGCTGACCACGCAAGATAAAAAGATGCAGATGGAGATTTTAAGGCAGATGTTACTCTTCACGGACTTGGGGAAAAAGGGGATGTCCGGGGATCCGTTGTCGCTGGCTGACGGGTGCAAGATGATCGAGGTGCCGGAGCAAGTGAAGTTGATGAGCCGGGAGCGGTATGGCGAGTTGCCGTTGGAAGTGCTGGGAGGTTTTTCGAACGTGGAGGCGGTACAGCCTTGCGCTGAGGCCCCCGTGACAAAGTTGCCGTTGAATATGTCGGAAAGACAAGGTTTCGGCTATTGGGTGAACGTGAATTCCAATATGGTGGTCGAACCGTTGGATCATCTGTATTTCGATATGTTGAAACGGATTCAGGTGTTACTAAAGAGCAAGGCAAATACGGGATCAGAGGATACCCGCCAGCACTATCGGTTGTTGTTGTACAAGATAGAACAAGCATTGAAATAG